From a single Nostoc sp. MS1 genomic region:
- a CDS encoding GumC family protein, with protein MPGIGQATSSSSSAMGGSTYDARANYEYIFTSDVVIKQAAAIAKIPEAQFGKPRIKLLDNTTIMKIEITGKSPQETRNKALALYQAMMNQINLLREGELNQRKKPTEKTLRSAQQKLEQAQKHLSEYKVRSGLSFPDQIGNLSSNIEQLRRQRAELRAQEKSTSQRLEQLVKNLGLSPQEAADAFLLRVDQIFQQNLKDYSEATASLEILMTKFGPNHPQVVKESSRQEAALAALLQRSELLLEKPMTTDTLNRLALAVNGSGRDTLLQNLVAYKSDQQGLISQVKTLDAEINSLEKRLESLSGKQSILENLKRDEQIAEAMFASTLTKLDLGQGDIFAAYPLVQMLVEPNTPEEPTAPKKGFILAGSAAGSVLTTLGLSLLWIRKPWIDKLSKWIS; from the coding sequence TTGCCAGGTATTGGTCAAGCGACATCTTCCAGTAGTTCTGCTATGGGTGGTTCTACTTATGATGCCAGGGCAAATTATGAATATATTTTTACTAGCGATGTAGTAATTAAACAAGCAGCTGCAATCGCCAAAATACCAGAAGCACAATTTGGCAAACCCCGGATCAAACTTTTGGACAATACCACAATCATGAAGATTGAAATTACTGGTAAAAGCCCCCAAGAAACACGGAATAAAGCCTTAGCTTTGTATCAGGCGATGATGAATCAAATTAATCTTTTACGAGAAGGAGAACTTAACCAACGTAAGAAACCAACGGAAAAAACTTTACGTTCCGCCCAACAAAAATTAGAACAGGCACAAAAACACCTTTCAGAATATAAAGTGCGTTCTGGGCTAAGTTTTCCCGACCAAATAGGCAATCTCTCATCAAATATTGAGCAATTACGACGACAACGCGCAGAACTAAGAGCGCAAGAAAAATCTACTAGCCAAAGATTAGAACAGCTGGTTAAAAACTTAGGTTTATCTCCGCAAGAAGCCGCAGATGCTTTCTTGTTACGTGTAGACCAAATTTTTCAACAGAATCTCAAAGATTATAGTGAAGCTACAGCCAGCTTGGAAATTTTAATGACTAAGTTCGGTCCTAACCATCCTCAAGTAGTCAAGGAAAGCTCAAGACAGGAAGCTGCTTTGGCTGCCTTACTACAACGGAGTGAACTTTTATTAGAAAAACCTATGACTACAGATACATTAAACCGTTTAGCTTTAGCCGTGAACGGTTCAGGACGAGATACTTTATTACAGAATTTAGTTGCTTATAAATCTGATCAACAAGGGCTTATATCTCAAGTTAAAACCTTAGATGCAGAAATTAATAGTTTGGAAAAGCGTCTAGAAAGTCTTTCTGGAAAACAATCTATTTTAGAAAACCTAAAACGAGATGAACAGATTGCTGAGGCAATGTTCGCGTCTACTTTAACCAAATTAGATTTAGGGCAAGGAGATATTTTTGCTGCCTATCCTTTAGTGCAGATGTTAGTAGAACCCAATACCCCAGAAGAACCCACTGCACCTAAGAAGGGCTTTATTTTAGCTGGTTCTGCGGCTGGTTCTGTCTTAACTACCCTCGGCTTGTCTTTACTGTGGATTCGCAAACCTTGGATAGATAAGTTGTCTAAGTGGATATCTTGA
- a CDS encoding O-antigen ligase domain-containing protein translates to MWKLIKANPLEDIQPENIPEKVVWWAIANTYFIWVVGGLYVVGSLVGWLLLLFLLIKILAQTKDTPSEEKISISWILWVWVVGMLLMEVALIAGHLDYNLETGLIIKSSIGWAKGWAALALYPLAGCLKIRPQIIYRAVCVVGFHTLLITPFLLLTPSLHLPQILYVSPLKAVGGPGNEFFDVPLYEIDGSTGDLRWRLFTPWGPALGFVGNVYFMLALQEKNQKWRLFGLVGSILMCFVCKSRLAQVCIVIIPLLTKVFSSLNKPKMLICLGFTSYLAGIFSPSIILAFNNFWEGFKAARAGSTRVRMALKRIAIYRWKAEAPIWGHGVVEDGPHIVEHMPIGSHHTWAGVLFVKGIVGFMALAVPMALSFIYLFIKSMNSKYPTAQVGLSVVMILFLYTFGENLEILVYLYWPGLLVMGIGCQD, encoded by the coding sequence ATGTGGAAACTAATTAAAGCGAATCCTTTAGAGGATATCCAACCGGAGAATATACCAGAAAAAGTTGTTTGGTGGGCGATCGCCAATACTTATTTTATCTGGGTAGTGGGTGGTTTATACGTTGTTGGCTCTCTTGTTGGCTGGTTGTTATTACTGTTTTTATTAATTAAAATCTTGGCTCAAACCAAAGATACTCCTTCCGAGGAAAAAATTTCTATTTCTTGGATTCTTTGGGTTTGGGTTGTAGGTATGTTGCTCATGGAAGTAGCTTTAATAGCTGGGCATTTAGACTACAACCTCGAAACAGGACTAATAATTAAATCTTCTATTGGTTGGGCTAAAGGTTGGGCTGCATTAGCTCTCTATCCCTTGGCAGGTTGTTTAAAAATTAGACCACAAATAATTTACCGGGCTGTTTGTGTGGTCGGGTTTCATACCCTTTTAATTACACCTTTTTTACTATTAACTCCTTCTTTACATTTACCGCAAATCCTCTATGTTTCACCACTCAAAGCCGTTGGGGGGCCGGGTAATGAATTTTTTGATGTGCCTCTCTATGAAATTGACGGTAGTACAGGTGATTTACGCTGGCGATTATTTACTCCTTGGGGGCCAGCATTAGGATTTGTTGGCAATGTTTATTTTATGCTGGCTTTACAAGAAAAAAATCAAAAGTGGCGTTTGTTTGGCTTAGTTGGTTCCATACTCATGTGCTTTGTTTGTAAGTCGCGTTTGGCTCAAGTTTGTATTGTCATTATTCCTTTACTCACGAAAGTTTTTTCTAGTCTAAATAAACCAAAAATGTTAATTTGTTTGGGATTTACCAGTTATCTTGCAGGTATTTTTTCCCCATCAATTATTCTTGCATTCAATAATTTTTGGGAAGGCTTCAAAGCAGCAAGAGCAGGTTCAACAAGGGTACGTATGGCGTTAAAACGAATTGCTATATATCGCTGGAAAGCGGAAGCGCCGATTTGGGGGCATGGAGTAGTTGAAGATGGACCGCACATTGTTGAACACATGCCCATCGGTTCACATCATACCTGGGCTGGTGTATTGTTTGTCAAAGGAATTGTTGGCTTTATGGCATTGGCTGTTCCTATGGCTTTAAGCTTTATCTATTTATTTATTAAGTCGATGAATAGTAAATATCCGACTGCACAAGTAGGCTTGAGTGTGGTGATGATTCTTTTTCTTTATACTTTTGGCGAGAATTTAGAAATCTTAGTGTACTTATATTGGCCAGGATTATTAGTAATGGGTATTGGTTGCCAAGATTGA
- a CDS encoding IS630 family transposase (programmed frameshift) has translation MAKKYIVDLNEEEVSQLQAIIKKGKHKARTITRANILLMASEGETDQAIASIVRAHVATVQRIREKFVIGGLDFALKDEVHPPKPKKLDEKQEAFLIATACSNPPVGRVRWTMQLLADHLVNVGIIDSISDETVRQTLKKNEIKPWLKQQWCIPEVNAEYVFRMEDVLDLYNEPYDPKRPVVCFDERPYQLVEEVRLPLPPEPEQPERYDFEYKRNGTVNLFACFQPLAGWRHIEVTERRTKVDFAKQMKNLVDVCYQDADVIRLVVDNLNIHTPSALYEVFPPEEARRIIQKLEFHYTPKHASWLNQVEIELSVLSRQCLERRIPNAETLTSEIAAWEKQRNQQKASVYWGFQTKDARRKMQRLYPTLT, from the exons ATGGCGAAAAAGTACATTGTTGACTTGAATGAAGAGGAAGTTTCTCAGCTACAAGCAATAATTAAAAAAGGTAAACACAAAGCAAGAACCATAACCCGTGCAAACATTCTTCTAATGGCTTCTGAAGGAGAAACGGATCAAGCGATCGCTAGCATAGTTAGAGCGCATGTTGCAACAGTGCAACGAATACGAGAAAAATTTGTCATTGGGGGGTTAGATTTTGCTTTAAAGGATGAAGTTCATCCACCAAAACCTAAAAAGTTAGATGAAAAACAAGAAGCATTTTTAATTGCCACTGCTTGTTCCAATCCACCAGTTGGAAGAGTACGTTGGACAATGCAATTATTAGCGGATCATTTAGTGAACGTTGGTATCATAGATTCAATTTCGGACGAAACAGTGCGTCAAACTTTAAAAAAAA ATGAAATCAAACCGTGGTTAAAACAACAGTGGTGCATTCCTGAAGTTAACGCAGAATATGTTTTCCGAATGGAAGATGTGTTGGATTTATACAATGAGCCTTATGATCCTAAACGTCCTGTAGTCTGCTTTGATGAACGTCCCTACCAACTAGTAGAAGAAGTAAGACTTCCTTTGCCACCAGAGCCGGAGCAGCCTGAACGTTATGATTTCGAGTATAAACGTAACGGGACAGTAAATTTATTTGCGTGTTTTCAACCCTTGGCAGGTTGGCGGCATATCGAAGTTACAGAACGTCGAACTAAAGTCGATTTTGCTAAACAGATGAAAAATTTAGTAGATGTTTGCTACCAAGATGCTGATGTTATTCGTTTGGTAGTTGATAACCTGAATATTCATACTCCCAGCGCATTATATGAAGTTTTTCCACCAGAAGAAGCACGTCGAATTATTCAAAAATTAGAGTTTCACTATACTCCTAAGCACGCTTCTTGGTTGAATCAAGTAGAAATTGAATTATCTGTTTTATCCCGCCAATGTTTAGAACGGCGTATTCCTAATGCAGAAACATTAACTTCTGAGATTGCCGCTTGGGAGAAACAACGTAATCAGCAAAAAGCCAGTGTCTATTGGGGTTTCCAAACCAAAGATGCTCGCCGAAAAATGCAGCGTTTATATCCAACTCTAACCTAG
- a CDS encoding DUF2470 domain-containing protein, translating to MSDQFSTEISSRICNHMNEDHADAVVLYAQVFGGVSQASSAQILAIDAQGMDLTAEVNGASVPVRVQFDHVLADAEDAHQTLIAMVKQARVQAK from the coding sequence ATGTCTGACCAGTTTTCTACGGAAATTAGCTCACGCATTTGCAACCACATGAATGAAGACCATGCTGATGCGGTAGTTCTCTATGCTCAAGTTTTTGGTGGAGTTAGTCAGGCTTCATCCGCTCAAATACTGGCAATTGATGCACAAGGTATGGATTTAACGGCTGAAGTCAATGGGGCATCTGTCCCTGTTCGTGTCCAGTTTGACCATGTTTTAGCAGATGCAGAAGATGCTCATCAAACTTTAATTGCAATGGTTAAACAAGCAAGAGTTCAGGCGAAGTAG
- a CDS encoding endo-1,4-beta-xylanase, with the protein MSDRRKFLKTAGFTTLSTLLAMGFLHRDKTEPENTNAAIANYENTPTLRQLATAKGMLYGAAISSDALQKEPDYAKLLARECSIATPNGELKWSATEAKPGVFTFELADLIAKFCEQNNMRMHGHTLLWHTARPDWVPYPPTFPMLERHVRGVMGHYRNSKVLKSWDVANEVIANSPEETDNPYGLQRGFKPELLRDLFLLAASVDPTKKLCLNDFGIENGGWKSQQFLKTIEYLKNNGAKIDWAGFQSHLWFSKNYPFDEKGFSSVLKRLKDLEVEPVVTELDIVIDTPFPETVEEVDKMVANSYKQFLDVCFNGGVRTVITWGITDRHTWLRYPQWMPQKYKENPQYQHYLRPLPFDKKLQPKPAFYSISQAFQEASDIRLRSQ; encoded by the coding sequence ATGTCTGATAGAAGAAAGTTTTTAAAGACAGCAGGATTCACAACCCTATCGACTCTATTAGCAATGGGGTTTTTACACAGAGATAAGACAGAGCCTGAGAATACAAATGCTGCGATCGCCAACTATGAAAATACTCCTACCCTCAGACAATTGGCTACTGCCAAAGGAATGCTCTATGGTGCAGCAATTTCTAGTGATGCTTTGCAAAAAGAGCCAGACTATGCAAAATTACTAGCGCGTGAGTGTTCTATAGCTACACCAAATGGGGAATTAAAATGGTCAGCCACAGAAGCAAAACCAGGAGTTTTTACCTTTGAATTAGCAGATTTAATTGCCAAATTCTGCGAACAAAATAATATGCGTATGCACGGACATACTCTTTTATGGCACACAGCAAGACCAGACTGGGTTCCCTACCCTCCTACTTTTCCGATGCTAGAACGCCATGTTAGAGGCGTTATGGGGCATTACCGCAACAGTAAAGTTCTCAAGTCTTGGGATGTTGCTAACGAAGTCATAGCTAATAGTCCAGAAGAAACTGATAACCCCTACGGTTTACAAAGAGGCTTCAAGCCAGAACTACTACGAGACTTATTTTTACTTGCTGCTAGTGTCGATCCCACCAAAAAACTATGCCTCAACGATTTTGGTATTGAAAACGGTGGTTGGAAGTCTCAGCAATTTCTCAAAACCATAGAATATCTCAAAAATAATGGAGCAAAAATTGACTGGGCTGGTTTTCAGTCCCATTTATGGTTTTCTAAAAACTATCCTTTTGATGAGAAAGGATTTAGTAGCGTCTTAAAACGACTCAAGGATTTGGAAGTTGAACCAGTAGTTACAGAATTAGATATCGTTATTGACACACCTTTTCCAGAGACGGTTGAAGAAGTCGATAAAATGGTAGCGAATAGTTATAAGCAATTTTTGGATGTATGCTTCAATGGGGGAGTGAGAACCGTGATTACATGGGGTATTACTGACCGCCACACCTGGCTACGTTATCCTCAATGGATGCCACAAAAATATAAAGAAAATCCCCAATACCAGCACTATCTACGCCCACTTCCGTTTGACAAGAAACTGCAACCCAAACCCGCATTCTATTCTATCTCCCAGGCTTTCCAAGAGGCTTCTGATATCAGACTTAGAAGTCAATAG
- a CDS encoding sugar transferase: MLSSNISLDNLKPDIRSTRTPRMQRGLFIRLMRVVILMLLDAAFIGLAWSLSGLPGINLDTWTIKKLTFVLLNLGLTLAIFQTTNLYHAGVHRRNYLGIVRGISISTILLFFIDFFYTENSQIAYTTFLTYWLLAIVFVCSSRYLFNFFTNFIRLKGAIRHRIFIIADEQDREDYHIKLLEKENYFSIQGYADSQCLDLANREITFEYLRHKNVDQVFISWNSIKNRLFLCWYFYNAGITLRMLPTIGEFSLPKSTFDMIGEVFFPTIPAPIIVGGDFWLKRFFDLCFSFTFIILISPVYLFIAIIIKLDSPGPIFFRQKRVGLHGKEFKIWKFRTMVTNAEKIQASLEAKNEIKDGVLFKIKDDPRITRVGKFLRRYSLDELPQLFNVFVGEMSLVGPRPLPIRDVEKFQTRHFIRQEVLPGITGLWQVSGRSNIDNFEDAFKLDMDYIENWSLWLDLSILLQTFKVVVQKTGAH; the protein is encoded by the coding sequence ATGCTGTCCAGCAATATTTCCTTAGATAATTTAAAACCTGATATACGTTCAACTAGAACGCCTAGAATGCAGCGAGGGCTATTTATTAGATTGATGCGTGTAGTAATACTGATGTTGCTAGACGCAGCATTTATTGGTCTTGCATGGAGTTTATCTGGTTTACCTGGGATAAACTTAGATACTTGGACAATCAAAAAATTGACCTTTGTCCTGCTTAATTTGGGCTTGACCTTAGCAATATTTCAAACAACAAATCTTTATCACGCTGGAGTTCATCGTCGAAATTATTTAGGTATCGTTAGAGGTATTTCTATATCTACTATACTGTTATTCTTTATAGATTTTTTCTACACTGAAAATAGCCAAATTGCATATACAACCTTTCTTACATATTGGTTGTTGGCTATAGTATTTGTCTGTTCATCCCGCTATTTATTTAACTTTTTTACCAACTTTATTCGCCTAAAAGGAGCTATCCGTCACCGTATTTTCATTATTGCTGATGAGCAAGACAGAGAAGATTATCATATAAAGCTACTTGAAAAGGAAAATTATTTCTCTATTCAAGGGTATGCAGATTCTCAATGCTTAGACTTAGCTAATAGAGAGATAACTTTTGAATATCTTCGTCATAAAAATGTAGATCAGGTTTTTATTTCTTGGAATAGCATCAAAAATCGTTTGTTTTTATGCTGGTATTTCTATAATGCTGGTATTACCTTACGGATGCTCCCAACAATAGGTGAATTTTCTCTACCTAAATCTACATTTGACATGATTGGAGAAGTCTTTTTTCCAACAATTCCCGCACCGATTATTGTGGGTGGTGATTTTTGGCTAAAACGCTTCTTCGACCTTTGTTTTTCTTTTACATTCATCATCCTGATATCACCTGTATATCTGTTCATTGCCATCATCATTAAATTAGATTCTCCTGGCCCCATATTTTTTAGGCAGAAGCGTGTAGGTTTACATGGTAAGGAATTTAAAATTTGGAAATTCCGAACGATGGTAACAAACGCCGAAAAAATTCAAGCATCCTTAGAAGCGAAAAACGAAATTAAAGATGGGGTGTTATTTAAAATTAAAGATGATCCTCGAATTACAAGAGTTGGTAAGTTTTTACGCCGTTACAGTTTGGATGAATTGCCACAACTTTTTAACGTTTTTGTGGGCGAAATGAGCCTAGTCGGGCCTCGTCCTTTACCTATCCGTGATGTTGAAAAGTTCCAAACACGTCATTTTATTCGCCAAGAAGTTTTACCTGGAATTACTGGTTTATGGCAAGTTTCTGGACGCTCAAATATTGATAACTTTGAGGACGCATTTAAGTTAGATATGGATTACATTGAAAATTGGTCACTCTGGCTTGATTTAAGTATTTTGTTGCAGACATTTAAGGTTGTTGTGCAGAAAACGGGCGCTCATTGA
- a CDS encoding metallophosphoesterase family protein: MSQTSQRQIVIGDVHGHYEGLITLLEAIAPGANDKVYFLGDLIDRGPHSSYVIDLVKDNNYLCLLGNHEQMLLNVLSNDFSPATMQAWLHSGGHATMASYQDKSIPKEHLEWLQSLPTYIDLGDVWLTHAGLDPCLSLSEQTAEQFCWIREDFHSIRQPYFSDKLIIIGHTITFTFPGVNPGQVAQGQGWLDIDTGAYHPRSGWLTALDITNNLIYQINIFTNDLRTLPLEEGVVQVDPEKIAVRRSKQRA, from the coding sequence ATGAGCCAAACTAGTCAACGTCAAATAGTTATTGGGGATGTGCATGGACACTACGAAGGATTGATAACTTTGTTAGAAGCGATCGCTCCTGGAGCCAATGACAAAGTATATTTTTTGGGAGACTTAATTGATCGCGGCCCCCATAGCTCATACGTAATTGATTTAGTCAAGGACAATAATTATCTGTGTCTGTTGGGAAACCACGAACAGATGTTACTCAACGTTCTCAGCAATGATTTTTCCCCCGCTACAATGCAAGCTTGGTTACACAGTGGCGGTCATGCAACTATGGCCAGTTACCAAGATAAAAGTATTCCCAAAGAACATTTAGAATGGTTGCAAAGTTTGCCCACATATATTGATTTGGGCGATGTTTGGTTAACCCATGCTGGTCTTGATCCTTGCCTATCCTTATCAGAACAAACCGCCGAGCAATTTTGCTGGATTAGAGAAGATTTTCACAGTATTCGCCAGCCATACTTTTCTGACAAGTTGATCATTATCGGTCATACGATTACCTTCACCTTCCCTGGTGTCAATCCTGGTCAAGTAGCTCAAGGTCAGGGTTGGCTTGATATAGATACAGGTGCATACCATCCCCGTAGCGGATGGTTAACAGCATTAGATATTACAAATAACCTAATTTATCAAATTAATATTTTTACAAATGATTTACGCACCTTACCCTTAGAAGAAGGAGTAGTTCAAGTTGATCCAGAAAAAATAGCGGTTCGTCGTAGCAAGCAGCGAGCGTAA